Genomic DNA from Haloplanus aerogenes:
CTCTATCTCGGGGTCGTCGCCCTCGGCCTTCCCCTCGCGGGTGCGAGCGACGCGCTCGAAGCCGGCTTCGTCGGCCGCGGTGACTCCCGCGCTTCCCTCTGGATCAACATCGCCACCGTCGCCGTCAACGTCGTCCTCGACCCGTTCCTCATCTTCGGCTGGTGGATCTTCCCGCAGTTGGGTATCGAGGGTGCGGCGCTCGCCACGGTCGCCGGCTACGCCGCCGGCCTCCTCCTCGCACTCGGCCTCGCGCTCGGTCCCCGCATGAACCTCTCGCGTCGCCACCTCTCCCTTACCGCCGCCGACTTCCGCGAACTCCTCTCGGTCGGGGCGCCGATCACGGGCCAACAGGTCGTCAGCCAGAGTGTCCGCGTCCTGCTGGTCGGTGTCGTCGCTATCGCCGGCGGTGCGGCCGGCCTCGCCGCCTACACCGTCGGCGCTCGCGTCGCCAGCGTCGCCGTCCTCCCCTCTCGCGGCCTCGGACAGGCGGCACAGAGCATGGTCGGCCAGAACGTCGGCGCCGACCGCCCGACGCGCGCCCGGCGCACCACCCGCGTCGGCGTCGCCGTCGCCGCCGGCTCGCTCGCCCTCCTCGGCGTCGTCCAGTGGTTCGTCCCCGGTCCAGTCGCCCGCATCTTCGTCCCCGACCTCGCCGGCGACGGCTACGCCCTCACCGTCCAGTATCTCACCATCCTCGCGTACGGTTACCCCGCCATCGGCGCCGTCGACCTCCTGCTCGCGGGGTTCAACGGCGCGGGTCGCACCCGCACGAGTTTCGTCGCCGACCTGCTGAAATACTGGGCGGTGCGCCTGCCCGTCGCCGCCCTCGCCCTCCCCGCGACGGCGTCGGTGTCCGTGCTGGGCGTGGCCGTCGCACCCGGCCTCGACTGGGGGATGCCCGCCATCTTCTGGGCGGTCACGGGATCGAACGTCGTCGCCGCGGTCGGAGTGGGGGCGTACTACGCTGCCGCCGTCCGCGGTGGATTGTTCGCGGACGCGGCAAAGGGCGTGGAGACGGACACGGCCCCGCCCGACGACGCGGACACCGATTCCGACGCCACCGCCGACCCGACCGACTGATACGGATTATTGTAACTGTTTACCGGCGGGTCGCCGGACCGTCTCGGCGACCCGCCGGTAATGACTTACAATAAACCGTATGAGAGGGTCTGATGGCTCCGTTGGATTCCGCAGTCGGTGATCGGTTCCGGATCCCGCGCTGAATAGCCGAGTCCGGCGAGTCTACGGCGCCAGTCTGACCACGTTGGAAGCTGAGACTACAGCGGATTCCGCGGGCGTATCGCGAACTCGCGAAGGACGCAGCATGTCGCCAGTATCGAGACAGCACTCCTCGAT
This window encodes:
- a CDS encoding MATE family efflux transporter; protein product: MSDRREAIVDGSIPRTLVGLALPLVAQNVVRVAQQVIDTFWLGRLGETAVAAVGLTIPVLGLLFALLVTPFVGTQILVSQRVGADDDAGARRMVVHGFALAVVVGALVGGAVALGADPIVRLVGAGPDVAPGAALYLGVVALGLPLAGASDALEAGFVGRGDSRASLWINIATVAVNVVLDPFLIFGWWIFPQLGIEGAALATVAGYAAGLLLALGLALGPRMNLSRRHLSLTAADFRELLSVGAPITGQQVVSQSVRVLLVGVVAIAGGAAGLAAYTVGARVASVAVLPSRGLGQAAQSMVGQNVGADRPTRARRTTRVGVAVAAGSLALLGVVQWFVPGPVARIFVPDLAGDGYALTVQYLTILAYGYPAIGAVDLLLAGFNGAGRTRTSFVADLLKYWAVRLPVAALALPATASVSVLGVAVAPGLDWGMPAIFWAVTGSNVVAAVGVGAYYAAAVRGGLFADAAKGVETDTAPPDDADTDSDATADPTD